In a genomic window of Halococcus hamelinensis 100A6:
- a CDS encoding Nramp family divalent metal transporter → MVAAAFIGPGTVTTASVTGAAYGYALIWTIVFSVVATIVLQEMSARLGLVSREGLGEALRNRFDSPALRYASVALVVSAIGIGTAAYETGNILGGAAGLETVTGVSASIWGPLMGLVAAALLWTGRYELIERALVALVAVMGVSFLIDAILIGPDLGAIAAGFVPSVPQGSAFLITGLIGTTVVSYNLFLHASSVQERWSGPEDLTECRTDTILSIVVGGLITLSILVTAAAVFPVGTEISDVGRMAEQLEPVAGTYAQVFFSIGLFAAGFTSATTAPLAGAYATAGALGWEGDLKSTRFRAVWVAILGVGVVFSALDYSPVEAILFAQVANGILLPIIALFLILVMNDRDTLGEYVNTTVQNALGALVTLVVVWLGVRSLLSIVGVI, encoded by the coding sequence ATGGTCGCGGCGGCCTTCATCGGGCCCGGCACCGTGACGACCGCGAGCGTGACGGGCGCGGCCTACGGCTATGCGCTGATCTGGACGATCGTCTTCTCCGTTGTCGCCACCATCGTCCTCCAGGAGATGAGCGCCCGGCTGGGACTGGTCTCGCGCGAAGGGCTCGGCGAGGCGCTCCGGAACCGCTTCGATTCACCGGCGCTGCGCTACGCGAGCGTCGCGCTCGTCGTCAGCGCCATCGGCATCGGCACCGCGGCCTACGAGACCGGAAACATCCTCGGCGGTGCAGCCGGGCTCGAAACCGTGACCGGCGTCAGCGCGTCGATATGGGGGCCGCTCATGGGGCTCGTCGCCGCCGCGTTGCTCTGGACCGGTCGATACGAACTCATCGAGCGGGCACTCGTCGCGCTCGTGGCGGTCATGGGGGTCTCCTTTCTCATCGACGCGATCCTCATCGGCCCGGACCTCGGCGCGATAGCGGCCGGGTTCGTCCCCTCGGTCCCACAGGGGTCGGCCTTCCTCATCACCGGCCTCATCGGGACGACCGTCGTGAGCTACAACCTCTTCCTCCACGCCAGCAGCGTCCAGGAGCGCTGGAGCGGCCCGGAGGACCTCACCGAGTGCCGTACCGATACTATCCTCTCGATCGTGGTCGGCGGGCTGATCACGCTCTCGATCCTCGTGACCGCCGCGGCGGTCTTCCCCGTCGGGACCGAGATCTCCGACGTCGGTCGGATGGCCGAACAGCTCGAACCCGTCGCGGGCACCTACGCGCAGGTGTTCTTCAGTATCGGCCTCTTCGCCGCGGGCTTCACCAGCGCGACGACGGCCCCGCTGGCCGGCGCGTACGCCACCGCCGGCGCGCTCGGCTGGGAGGGCGACCTCAAGTCCACACGGTTCCGGGCGGTCTGGGTCGCGATCCTCGGCGTCGGCGTCGTCTTCTCGGCGCTGGATTACAGCCCCGTCGAGGCCATCCTCTTCGCCCAGGTCGCGAACGGTATCCTCCTTCCTATCATCGCGCTCTTCCTCATCCTCGTGATGAACGACCGCGACACGCTGGGCGAGTACGTCAACACGACCGTGCAGAACGCCCTCGGCGCGCTGGTGACCCTGGTCGTCGTCTGGCTCGGGGTCCGCAGCCTGCTCTCGATCGTGGGGGTGATCTGA
- a CDS encoding hydantoinase B/oxoprolinase family protein — MSPDPSTSDTDGDHGIDAVTLEILRNQFESVAEEMGQVLITGSYSPNIKERQDCSTALFDADGRMVAQAEHIPVHLGAMPEAVDAVRDRDPKPGDVFVLNDPFDGGTHLPDVTLVSPLAPRGEVLGYAVSRAHHADVGGMTPGSMPAGAREIYQEGLRLPPVRLVVGGEGSDGSEPGRERGTVNEDVMALVLANVRTPDERRADLRAQIAANDRAEERLGDLLDDHGDLVLDAFDAVVDYSRARIETEIESLPDGTYTASDVLEGDGVLEHRSGTDPEDVSIPIEATVTVDGDRLTVDFEGTAEQVPGNLNAPVAVAKSAVYFVVRCVTDPEIPPNQGCYDPVTVEIPDGSLLDPSLPAAVVGGNVETSQRVTDVVLAAFAEAVPDRVPAASQGTMNNLIVGSRSGSFTYYETVAGGFGARSGKDGMDGVQVGMTNTLNTPVEALETAYPLRVERYGFRPDSGGDGRFWGGLGLERSLTVERDATVSLLTERRRVPPAGLAGGEDGALGCNLIDGEAVDAKTSVDVDAGTTVSLLTPGGGGHGDPADRDPAARERDRADGKVSE; from the coding sequence GTGAGCCCCGACCCCTCGACTTCCGACACGGACGGCGACCACGGGATCGACGCCGTCACCCTCGAGATCCTCCGCAACCAGTTCGAGAGCGTCGCCGAGGAGATGGGACAGGTGCTCATCACCGGGTCGTACTCGCCCAACATCAAGGAGCGCCAGGACTGTTCGACCGCGCTCTTCGACGCCGACGGCCGGATGGTCGCCCAGGCCGAACACATCCCCGTCCATCTCGGCGCGATGCCCGAGGCCGTCGACGCGGTCCGCGACCGCGACCCGAAACCGGGCGACGTGTTCGTCCTCAACGACCCCTTCGACGGCGGCACCCACCTTCCGGATGTGACCCTCGTCTCGCCGCTCGCACCGCGTGGCGAGGTGCTGGGCTACGCCGTCTCGCGTGCCCACCACGCCGATGTCGGCGGGATGACGCCGGGTAGTATGCCGGCGGGTGCGCGCGAGATCTACCAGGAGGGGCTCCGGTTGCCCCCGGTTCGACTGGTCGTCGGCGGGGAGGGTTCGGACGGTTCCGAGCCGGGTCGCGAGCGCGGGACGGTGAACGAGGACGTGATGGCGCTGGTGCTCGCCAACGTCCGTACGCCGGACGAACGCCGTGCGGACCTCAGAGCCCAGATCGCGGCCAACGACCGGGCCGAGGAGCGCCTGGGGGACCTCCTCGACGACCACGGCGACCTCGTGCTCGACGCCTTCGACGCCGTCGTCGACTACTCGCGCGCCCGGATCGAGACCGAGATCGAGTCGCTGCCGGACGGCACCTACACCGCGAGCGACGTGCTGGAGGGCGACGGCGTTCTCGAACACCGCTCGGGAACCGACCCGGAGGACGTCTCGATCCCCATCGAGGCGACCGTCACCGTCGACGGCGACCGTCTCACCGTCGACTTCGAGGGGACCGCCGAGCAGGTCCCCGGAAACCTCAACGCGCCGGTCGCGGTCGCCAAGAGCGCCGTCTACTTCGTCGTGCGCTGTGTGACCGACCCGGAGATACCGCCGAATCAGGGCTGTTACGACCCGGTGACGGTCGAGATCCCCGACGGGTCGCTGCTCGACCCGAGCCTGCCCGCGGCGGTCGTCGGCGGCAACGTCGAGACCAGCCAGCGGGTCACCGACGTCGTGCTCGCGGCGTTCGCCGAGGCGGTGCCCGACCGGGTTCCCGCCGCGAGCCAGGGTACGATGAACAACCTCATCGTCGGGAGCCGAAGCGGCTCATTCACCTACTACGAGACCGTCGCGGGCGGGTTCGGCGCACGATCCGGAAAAGACGGGATGGACGGCGTTCAGGTCGGGATGACGAACACGCTCAACACACCCGTCGAGGCGCTCGAAACAGCCTACCCGCTCCGCGTCGAGCGGTACGGCTTTCGCCCCGACAGCGGCGGCGACGGTCGATTTTGGGGTGGCCTCGGCCTCGAACGCTCCCTCACGGTCGAGAGGGACGCGACGGTCTCGCTCCTGACCGAACGTCGTCGGGTTCCGCCCGCCGGACTCGCCGGCGGCGAGGACGGGGCGCTCGGGTGCAATCTCATCGACGGCGAAGCGGTCGACGCGAAGACCTCCGTCGACGTCGATGCCGGCACGACCGTCAGCCTGCTCACACCGGGTGGCGGCGGCCACGGCGACCCCGCGGACCGCGACCCCGCGGCCCGCGAGCGCGACCGTGCCGACGGGAAGGTGAGCGAATGA
- a CDS encoding hydantoinase/oxoprolinase family protein: protein MSGKTTVGVDVGGTFTDVVLLRGDDLVTAKVPSTGDQSVGVMDGIEKACERAAVDPDGIDDFAHAMTVSVNALLEGNGARTALVTTEGFRDVLEIGRQNRPSLYDLDAEKPAPLVPRRRRFTVDERATTDGIERKVDPDSVRNVARRIEDSDAEAVAVCLLHAYAHPDNETTVADVLETELDVPISTSHEVLAEFREYERTSTTVADAYVTPAIDAYIGRLVERAAEAGVPEPTVMQANGGITDAVTVREHAVRTCLSGPAAGVVGARASVGGATDRDHAGLVTFDMGGTSSDVSLVREGEVERTTDAVIGDYPVSTPMVDVTTVGAGGGSIGWVDAGGALRVGPESAGADPGPVCYGQGGTDPTVTDANVVLGFIGSSTTLGGELEIDVEAARDALADLADEADLDGPLDAARGVYRVANATMTRAIRAVTLERGHDPRNFGLVAFGGAGPMHAAALADRLDISTVVVPRACGVLSAFGLLAADEKHDAVRTHRESLAAADVSAVDTAYEDLEAAVREDCSDPASAVLTRRADLRYAGQSFELTVSADRPFDPEAVARRFHAAHETTYGYRMDETVDLVNLRVEAAVERADPAVAYDAPGDALVDEREAHFADGARRTKIYDRERLPPGETVAGPAVLEQDESTVVLPPNWEARVDPDGTAVLTEGSE from the coding sequence GTGAGTGGGAAAACCACCGTCGGCGTCGACGTCGGCGGGACGTTCACCGACGTCGTGCTCCTCCGTGGGGACGACCTCGTCACCGCGAAGGTCCCGAGCACGGGCGACCAGAGCGTCGGCGTGATGGACGGCATCGAGAAGGCCTGCGAGCGGGCGGCCGTCGACCCCGACGGGATCGACGACTTCGCCCACGCGATGACCGTCTCGGTCAACGCGCTGCTCGAAGGGAATGGCGCGCGGACGGCGCTCGTGACGACCGAGGGGTTCCGCGACGTGCTCGAGATCGGTCGGCAGAACAGACCCTCGCTCTACGACCTCGACGCCGAGAAACCCGCCCCGCTGGTGCCGCGTCGCCGCCGGTTTACGGTCGACGAGCGCGCGACGACGGACGGGATCGAGCGGAAGGTCGACCCGGATTCCGTCCGCAACGTCGCCCGTCGGATCGAGGACAGCGATGCGGAGGCGGTCGCGGTCTGTCTCCTCCACGCCTACGCCCACCCCGACAACGAAACGACCGTCGCCGACGTGCTCGAAACCGAACTCGACGTCCCCATCTCGACTTCCCACGAGGTCCTGGCCGAGTTCCGCGAGTACGAGCGGACGTCGACCACCGTCGCCGACGCCTACGTCACCCCCGCCATCGACGCCTACATCGGCCGGCTGGTCGAGCGCGCGGCGGAGGCGGGCGTGCCGGAACCGACCGTGATGCAGGCCAACGGCGGCATCACCGACGCCGTGACGGTCAGGGAGCACGCCGTGCGGACCTGTCTCTCCGGCCCCGCTGCCGGGGTCGTCGGCGCGCGCGCCAGCGTCGGCGGCGCGACCGACCGCGACCACGCCGGGCTCGTCACCTTCGACATGGGCGGCACGTCGAGCGACGTGAGCCTCGTCCGCGAGGGCGAGGTCGAGCGTACGACCGACGCGGTCATCGGCGACTATCCCGTCAGCACCCCGATGGTCGACGTCACCACCGTCGGCGCGGGGGGCGGGAGCATCGGCTGGGTCGACGCCGGCGGCGCGCTCCGGGTCGGCCCCGAGTCGGCCGGCGCGGATCCCGGTCCCGTGTGCTACGGCCAGGGTGGGACCGACCCCACCGTGACCGACGCCAACGTCGTCCTCGGCTTCATCGGGTCGAGCACGACCCTCGGCGGCGAGCTCGAAATCGACGTCGAGGCCGCCCGCGACGCGCTCGCCGACCTCGCCGACGAAGCGGATCTAGATGGCCCGCTCGACGCCGCCCGCGGGGTCTACCGCGTCGCCAACGCGACCATGACCCGGGCCATCCGCGCGGTCACGCTCGAACGCGGCCACGATCCCCGAAATTTCGGCCTCGTGGCCTTCGGCGGCGCGGGCCCGATGCACGCCGCGGCGCTCGCCGACCGCCTCGACATCTCGACGGTGGTCGTCCCGCGGGCCTGCGGCGTCCTCTCGGCGTTCGGCCTGCTCGCGGCCGACGAGAAACACGACGCCGTTCGCACCCACCGGGAGTCGCTCGCGGCGGCCGACGTTTCGGCAGTCGACACGGCCTACGAAGACCTCGAAGCCGCCGTGCGCGAGGACTGCAGCGACCCCGCCTCGGCCGTCCTCACCCGCCGCGCCGACCTCCGATACGCCGGCCAGAGCTTCGAACTGACCGTGTCCGCCGACCGGCCGTTCGACCCCGAGGCGGTGGCCCGTCGGTTCCACGCCGCCCACGAGACGACCTACGGCTACCGGATGGACGAGACCGTGGACCTCGTGAACCTCCGGGTCGAGGCGGCCGTCGAACGCGCCGACCCGGCCGTCGCCTACGACGCCCCCGGCGACGCGCTGGTCGACGAACGCGAAGCCCACTTCGCCGACGGCGCACGGCGAACGAAGATCTACGACCGCGAACGCCTGCCGCCGGGCGAGACGGTGGCGGGCCCCGCCGTGCTCGAACAGGACGAGAGCACGGTCGTCCTTCCCCCGAACTGGGAAGCACGTGTCGACCCCGACGGCACCGCGGTGCTCACGGAGGGATCGGAGTGA